A part of Tachysurus vachellii isolate PV-2020 chromosome 4, HZAU_Pvac_v1, whole genome shotgun sequence genomic DNA contains:
- the sp7 gene encoding transcription factor Sp7, which yields MAASVLEEETRYGSSPLAMLTATCNKFGSTSPVRDTATPGKPGSAALVKKPYSMTSDLQTPKNGRSSEGLVDSYSSSFSTSGGLLTPTGSPPPPTGAYTDYNPFSTFQSSSASQDPSLLVTKAHATADCLTSVYTSLDMTHPYGSWYKAGIHPGITTAPANATSSWWDVHPSSNWLSAGQTQSDGLQAPLQPVAPQASLSPPMSSYSSDFTSLNPAPYPSVGLSSSSHLLQSSQHMLPQDMYKPKPVASGSLIESPMGLKPTRGSGAYTGSSATSRSSCDCPNCQELERLGASAASLRKKPVHSCHIPGCGKVYGKASHLKAHLRWHTGERPFVCNWLFCGKRFTRSDELERHVRTHTREKKFTCLLCNKRFTRSDHLSKHQKTHSEASLQGKAGSGENESEPRGPDESVDPSDGAPAGPGNGMQEHTTNGEEKNTTGNPVENSSGLLEI from the exons ATGGCTGCATCGGTTCTGGAG gaGGAAACACGTTATGGCTCAAGTCCTTTGGCAATGCTGACCGCCACCTGCAACAAATTTGGCAGCACCAGTCCAGTTCGTGACACAGCTACACCTGGAAAACCCGGAAGTGCAGCATTAGTAAAGAAACCTTACAGCATGACTTCTGACCTGCAGACTCCAAAAAATGGCAGAAGCAGCGAAGGCCTAGTAGACTCTTATAGCAGCTCATTCAGTACAAGTGGAGGCCTTCTTACCCCCACCGGCAGCCCCCCTCCACCCACAGGAGCATACACTGACTACAACCCTTTCTCCACTTTCCAATCCTCCTCAGCCTCTCAGGATCCTTCACTATTGGTGACCAAAGCACATGCCACAGCTGACTGCCTGACCAGTGTCTACACCTCGCTTGACATGACGCACCCGTATGGCTCTTGGTACAAGGCAGGCATTCACCCTGGCATCACAACTGCACCTGCCAATGCCACATCCTCCTGGTGGGATGTCCACCCTAGCTCTAACTGGCTAAGTGCTGGCCAAACCCAGTCGGATGGTCTACAGGCCCCTCTGCAGCCTGTAGCTCCTCAGGCCTCTCTTAGCCCTCCTATGTCCAGCTATAGCTCTGACTTCACTTCCTTAAACCCAGCACCATATCCTTCTGTGGGCCTCAGCTCCTCCTCACATCTCCTACAGTCCTCCCAGCATATGCTCCCACAGGACATGTACAAGCCCAAGCCAGTAGCCAGTGGCAGCCTCATTGAGAGCCCCATGGGCCTAAAGCCAACTCGGGGTTCGGGGGCATATACCGGCAGTTCTGCCACCAGCAGGTCCTCTTGTGACTGCCCCAACTGCCAAGAGCTGGAACGTCTAGGTGCATCTGCTGCCTCTCTGCGCAAAAAGCCTGTACATAGCTGCCACATTCCTGGTTGTGGAAAGGTCTATGGCAAGGCCTCGCACCTCAAGGCCCATCTGCGCTGGCACACAGGAGAACGACCTTTTGTGTGTAACTGGCTTTTCTGTGGAAAGCGTTTCACACGCTCCGATGAGCTGGAGCgccatgtgcgcacacacacacgcgagaAAAAGTTCACATGTCTGCTATGCAACAAGCGGTTCACACGCAGTGACCATCTCAGTAAGCACCAGAAGACCCACTCTGAGGCCAGCCTGCAGGGCAAAGCTGGGAGTGGAGAGAATGAATCAGAACCCAGGGGCCCAGATGAGTCTGTGGACCCAAGTGACGGGGCTCCAGCAGGTCCAGGAAATGGCATGCAAGAGCACACAACTAATGGAGAGGAGAAGAACACCACAGGAAACCCAGTAGAGAACAGTAGTGGACTCCTGGAGATATAA
- the stmn3 gene encoding stathmin-3 codes for MDSTISAYTEKLKEMSMLSLICSCLYSQPHHQPISHFEDMEVKSLNKRTSGQAFEIILNSPTDLSPDRPQSLYLAAHKKEPSLENLQKKLDAAEDRRRNLEKQILKQLSQKREHERKVLNKAHEVNNNYSRLAEEKLNHKMEVNNENRTAYLTALKQRLREKELHATEVRKNKELQTELSG; via the exons ATGGATAGCACCATATCAG CCTATACTGAAAAGCTAAAGGAGATGTCAATGCTGTCTCTCATCTGTTCCTGCCTATATTCTCAGCCTCATCATCAACCCATCAGCCATTTTGAAG ATATGGAGGTAAAGTCCCTGAATAAGCGAACATCTGGCCAGGCTTTTGAGATCATCCTGAATAGCCCCACTGATCTGTCACCAGACAGGCCTCAGAGTCTGTATCTGGCGGCCCACAAGAAGGAGCCCTCATTGGAAAACCTGCAAAAAAAACTGGATGCTGCTGAGGACAGAAGACGA AATCTGGAGAAGCAGATTTTGAAGCAGCTGTCACAGAAGCGTGAACATGAGCGGAAGGTTCTCAATAAGGCCCATGAGGTTAATAACAACTACAGCAGATTAGCAGAGGAGAAGCTCAATCACAAAATGGAAGTGAACAATGAGAATCGCACAGCCTATCTCACTGCCCTAAAGCAACGCTTGAGAGAAAAA GAGTTACATGCCACAGAGGTACGCAAGAATAAGGAGTTGCAGACTGAACTCTCTGGCTAA